The following coding sequences lie in one Rutidosis leptorrhynchoides isolate AG116_Rl617_1_P2 chromosome 6, CSIRO_AGI_Rlap_v1, whole genome shotgun sequence genomic window:
- the LOC139851951 gene encoding protein STRUBBELIG-RECEPTOR FAMILY 1-like isoform X1, which translates to MEYSKLRFSMLTMVGLITIFTAKICFGDTDQRDILAINSLYAALGYPPLPGWLVSGGDPCAEGWQGVQCVNSNITGIILNGANLGGELGENLGAFVSIIQIDLSNNHIGGRIPSNLPLTIKILMLSGNQLTGSIPDSVSLLGQMTDLLLSNNHLTGVIPDSFQQLTPLTNLDLSANNLSGPLPSSMANLSSLTTLHLQDNHLIRVLDVLQDLPLISLDVENNLFSGPIPSKLLDIPNFRSTGNPFNTTVIPSPPISSPSPSSFGPMPPEIGPGIQVFGQPPPPEMQQHSSAKLKSIMTKKVAWVAVGGFLILLVLALALCFCMSKHLKEKSTVKNIKDGEMRNSTPKVLKPSKLKENDDESKDILTRSSVKSEKVEKIFKSKDDDHVIDMTKVNASSLPTSSQPSRERVVVKPIAVPTTTSRRTTTSVGSTKFFSIASLQEYTNSFSQENLVGNGMLATVYKAVLPDGKLLAIKKLDNATSRKWDDERFMGLVTNVSKLRNENIVGLEGYCFEHGQRLFVYEYCENGTLHEALHLNDEIHEKLSWNSRLHLALQVARALEYLHEVCQPAVVHHNLKSTNILFDNELNARVSDCGLDPLLPASHVTKLQGCGYGAPELEYGSYTYQSDVYSFGVIMLELITGRKAYDSSRPRGEQFLVRWAISQLHDIEALSGMIDPSLRAACSSKSLSRFADIISLCVQPEPEFRPPMSEIVQSLLHMIQRNP; encoded by the exons ATGGAGTATTCAAAATTAAGGTTTTCTATGTTGACAATGGTGGGTTTGATAACAATATTCACTGCTAAAATTTGCTTTGGAGACACGGATCAACGAGATA TCTTGGCTATAAATAGTCTATATGCGGCACTCGGCTATCCACCTCTTCCTGGATGGTTAGTGTCGGGTGGAGACCCTTGTGCAGAAGGTTGGCAAGGTGTTCAATGCGTCAACTCAAACATAACTGGAAT AATTCTTAATGGTGCTAATTTGGGAGGTGAATTGGGTGAGAATTTGGGAGCTTTCGTTTCCATCATACAAAT AGATTTGAGCAATAATCACATTGGAGGCCGGATACCATCAAACCTTCCTCTTACCATTAAAATTTT aatGCTCTCGGGGAATCAACTTACGGGGAGTATACCAGACTCTGTATCTTTGTTAGGCCAAATGACAGACTT GTTATTAAGTAATAACCATTTGACAGGAGTAATTCCTGATTCTTTTCAGCAGCTTACACCCTTAACAAATTT GGACTTGTCTGCTAACAATTTAAGTGGCCCACTACCTTCTTCCATGGCAAACTTGTCATCGCTAACAACTTT GCATTTGCAAGACAATCATCTTATTAGGGTTCTTGATGTGTTGCAAGATCTTCCGCTTATATCTTT GGACGTGGAAAATAATCTTTTTTCTGGACCTATACCTTCCAAATTGTTGGACATTCCGAATTTTAG AAGCACTGGGAACCCCTTCAATACAACAGTTATCCCATCTCCACCAATCTCGTCGCCGTCACCGTCATCATTTGGCCCGATGCCACCAGAAATTGGCCCCGGAATTCAAGTATTCGGACAGCCACCACCACCTGAGATGCAGCAACATTCTTCCGCAAAACTCAAGTCTATAATGACTAAAAAAGTTGCTTGGGTTGCTGTTGGCGGTTTCTTGATTCTTCTTGTCCTTGCATTGGCGCTTTGCTTTTGTATGTCAAAACATCTCAAGGAAAAGTCAACAGTCAAGAATATAAAAGACGGGGAAATGAGGAACTCTACACCTAAAGTCTTAAAACCGTCTAAACTTAAAGAAAATG ATGACGAAAGTAAAGATATATTGACGAGATCTTCAGTGAAAAGTGAGAAAGTTGAAAAAATCTTTAAAAGTAAAGACGATGATCATGTTATCGACATGACAAAAGTCAATGCAAGTTCTTTACCAACCTCTTCCCAACCTTCTCGTGAAAGGGTCGTGGTAAAACCGATTGCGGTTCCAACGACTACCTCTCGTCGTACTACGACAAGTGTAGGCTCTACCAAGTTTTTTTCGATAGCATCTCTTCAAGAGTACACAAATAGCTTTTCCCAAGAAAATCTTGTTGGAAATGGCATGCTCGCTACCGTATACAAAGCCGTGCTACCTGATGGAAAG CTACTAGCAATCAAGAAATTGGACAACGCAACTTCTCGAAAGTGGGACGATGAACGTTTTATGGGGTTGGTTACAAATGTTTCTAAACTTCGAAATGAAAACATAGTTGGGCTTGaaggttattgttttgaacatgGACAACGACTTTTTGTTTACGAGTATTGCGAGAATGGGACATTACATGAAGCTTTGCACCTAAATGATGAAATTCACGAGAAGCTTTCGTGGAATTCTCGACTACATTTAGCACTTCAAGTAGCAAGAGCTCTCGA GTACTTGCACGAGGTTTGTCAACCGGCCGTTGTACACCACAACTTAAAGTCAACAAATATTCTATTCGACAATGAGCTCAATGCACGTGTTTCCGATTGCGGATTGGATCCGTTACTACCAGCTAGCCATGTAACCAAG TTGCAAGGGTGCGGATACGGTGCCCCGGAACTTGAGTACGGAAGTTATACGTACCAGAGTGACGTTTATAGCTTCGGAGTCATTATGTTAGAACTTATCACTGGTCGCAAAGCTTATGACAG TTCAAGGCCACGGGGAGAACAGTTTCTCGTGAGATGGGCAATTTCTCAACTACATGATATAGAAGCGTTGTCGGGGATGATTGATCCTTCTTTACGTGCCGCATGTTCCTCCAAGTCTTTATCTCGGTTTGCAGATATTATCTCTCTTTGTGTTCAG CCTGAACCAGAGTTTAGGCCACCGATGTCAGAAATCGTGCAAAGTCTGTTGCATATGATCCAAAGAAATCCTTAA
- the LOC139851951 gene encoding protein STRUBBELIG-RECEPTOR FAMILY 1-like isoform X2: MEYSKLRFSMLTMVGLITIFTAKICFGDTDQRDILAINSLYAALGYPPLPGWLVSGGDPCAEGWQGVQCVNSNITGIILNGANLGGELGENLGAFVSIIQIDLSNNHIGGRIPSNLPLTIKILMLSGNQLTGSIPDSVSLLGQMTDLLLSNNHLTGVIPDSFQQLTPLTNLDLSANNLSGPLPSSMANLSSLTTLHLQDNHLIRVLDVLQDLPLISLDVENNLFSGPIPSKLLDIPNFSTGNPFNTTVIPSPPISSPSPSSFGPMPPEIGPGIQVFGQPPPPEMQQHSSAKLKSIMTKKVAWVAVGGFLILLVLALALCFCMSKHLKEKSTVKNIKDGEMRNSTPKVLKPSKLKENDDESKDILTRSSVKSEKVEKIFKSKDDDHVIDMTKVNASSLPTSSQPSRERVVVKPIAVPTTTSRRTTTSVGSTKFFSIASLQEYTNSFSQENLVGNGMLATVYKAVLPDGKLLAIKKLDNATSRKWDDERFMGLVTNVSKLRNENIVGLEGYCFEHGQRLFVYEYCENGTLHEALHLNDEIHEKLSWNSRLHLALQVARALEYLHEVCQPAVVHHNLKSTNILFDNELNARVSDCGLDPLLPASHVTKLQGCGYGAPELEYGSYTYQSDVYSFGVIMLELITGRKAYDSSRPRGEQFLVRWAISQLHDIEALSGMIDPSLRAACSSKSLSRFADIISLCVQPEPEFRPPMSEIVQSLLHMIQRNP, encoded by the exons ATGGAGTATTCAAAATTAAGGTTTTCTATGTTGACAATGGTGGGTTTGATAACAATATTCACTGCTAAAATTTGCTTTGGAGACACGGATCAACGAGATA TCTTGGCTATAAATAGTCTATATGCGGCACTCGGCTATCCACCTCTTCCTGGATGGTTAGTGTCGGGTGGAGACCCTTGTGCAGAAGGTTGGCAAGGTGTTCAATGCGTCAACTCAAACATAACTGGAAT AATTCTTAATGGTGCTAATTTGGGAGGTGAATTGGGTGAGAATTTGGGAGCTTTCGTTTCCATCATACAAAT AGATTTGAGCAATAATCACATTGGAGGCCGGATACCATCAAACCTTCCTCTTACCATTAAAATTTT aatGCTCTCGGGGAATCAACTTACGGGGAGTATACCAGACTCTGTATCTTTGTTAGGCCAAATGACAGACTT GTTATTAAGTAATAACCATTTGACAGGAGTAATTCCTGATTCTTTTCAGCAGCTTACACCCTTAACAAATTT GGACTTGTCTGCTAACAATTTAAGTGGCCCACTACCTTCTTCCATGGCAAACTTGTCATCGCTAACAACTTT GCATTTGCAAGACAATCATCTTATTAGGGTTCTTGATGTGTTGCAAGATCTTCCGCTTATATCTTT GGACGTGGAAAATAATCTTTTTTCTGGACCTATACCTTCCAAATTGTTGGACATTCCGAATTTTAG CACTGGGAACCCCTTCAATACAACAGTTATCCCATCTCCACCAATCTCGTCGCCGTCACCGTCATCATTTGGCCCGATGCCACCAGAAATTGGCCCCGGAATTCAAGTATTCGGACAGCCACCACCACCTGAGATGCAGCAACATTCTTCCGCAAAACTCAAGTCTATAATGACTAAAAAAGTTGCTTGGGTTGCTGTTGGCGGTTTCTTGATTCTTCTTGTCCTTGCATTGGCGCTTTGCTTTTGTATGTCAAAACATCTCAAGGAAAAGTCAACAGTCAAGAATATAAAAGACGGGGAAATGAGGAACTCTACACCTAAAGTCTTAAAACCGTCTAAACTTAAAGAAAATG ATGACGAAAGTAAAGATATATTGACGAGATCTTCAGTGAAAAGTGAGAAAGTTGAAAAAATCTTTAAAAGTAAAGACGATGATCATGTTATCGACATGACAAAAGTCAATGCAAGTTCTTTACCAACCTCTTCCCAACCTTCTCGTGAAAGGGTCGTGGTAAAACCGATTGCGGTTCCAACGACTACCTCTCGTCGTACTACGACAAGTGTAGGCTCTACCAAGTTTTTTTCGATAGCATCTCTTCAAGAGTACACAAATAGCTTTTCCCAAGAAAATCTTGTTGGAAATGGCATGCTCGCTACCGTATACAAAGCCGTGCTACCTGATGGAAAG CTACTAGCAATCAAGAAATTGGACAACGCAACTTCTCGAAAGTGGGACGATGAACGTTTTATGGGGTTGGTTACAAATGTTTCTAAACTTCGAAATGAAAACATAGTTGGGCTTGaaggttattgttttgaacatgGACAACGACTTTTTGTTTACGAGTATTGCGAGAATGGGACATTACATGAAGCTTTGCACCTAAATGATGAAATTCACGAGAAGCTTTCGTGGAATTCTCGACTACATTTAGCACTTCAAGTAGCAAGAGCTCTCGA GTACTTGCACGAGGTTTGTCAACCGGCCGTTGTACACCACAACTTAAAGTCAACAAATATTCTATTCGACAATGAGCTCAATGCACGTGTTTCCGATTGCGGATTGGATCCGTTACTACCAGCTAGCCATGTAACCAAG TTGCAAGGGTGCGGATACGGTGCCCCGGAACTTGAGTACGGAAGTTATACGTACCAGAGTGACGTTTATAGCTTCGGAGTCATTATGTTAGAACTTATCACTGGTCGCAAAGCTTATGACAG TTCAAGGCCACGGGGAGAACAGTTTCTCGTGAGATGGGCAATTTCTCAACTACATGATATAGAAGCGTTGTCGGGGATGATTGATCCTTCTTTACGTGCCGCATGTTCCTCCAAGTCTTTATCTCGGTTTGCAGATATTATCTCTCTTTGTGTTCAG CCTGAACCAGAGTTTAGGCCACCGATGTCAGAAATCGTGCAAAGTCTGTTGCATATGATCCAAAGAAATCCTTAA